The Dermacentor silvarum isolate Dsil-2018 chromosome 7, BIME_Dsil_1.4, whole genome shotgun sequence genomic sequence TTGCCACGGCGTCCTCTTAGAGAGTGTGCGTAAACGAGCCGAGCATAAACACGGTGTCTGGATCGCGGGCGAGCACCAAGAACATGAACGGCCGATCGACCGTTATCTTGAACACGCTCTTGCCGCTGGCGGCGCACGCGGCCTTCTCGGCCACAGCTTCAGCCGTGGGGATCTTGGGACCCCTGTGTCCGGCCCTGAAAACCGCGAGCTGCTTCGCCGCCGACACCCTGAGACCCACAATGCGCGCTATGTTGACAAAGTCCGCGGTACCATTGAACGCGTCCGTCACCCCCATCGGCTGCAGGTACTGCTTGAGGTCAGTGAGGCACTTGACCTTCATCCGGGGCAGCGTAACCGTCACTGGGCCATGCTGCACCAGACGCCCCAGACACGTCAGTATCGTGGCTGCGGTTAGGGCCTTCTCCAATTCCACGAGACTTGAGTCGGGCGCCGGGAGAAAAATGGCGAGCGACCATCGAGGTTCCTGGTAAGGCAGGTCCACCACGACCCCTGCGAAGGCGTCGCCTTTGCCGAATTTGGCATACCGGAAGGTGCCCGTCATGGACAGCGTAGGCACCTCTTCGCCATCTCGCTTGTCACCGGCGTACTCGGGGTGGAACCGGCCCGTAGAGCGGCGGGCCCCTCCCGCGGCAAACCAGCGTGAGCCGAAGGTGAAGACGCTGGCAAGGACCACGAACGTGTCCAGGTCCACACTGTCGCCGCTAAAGACGTCTCGTTCGAAACAGAAGCCCGTGAGTGCTCGTAAGAAGCCGTCGAGAGAGAGCCTGCTCTGCTCGGGGCTCTCTGCGAAATCGTGGACGTGGAAGTGTATGTCCAGGTTCGAAAGTGGCTCCTTGAACTCCTTCGACAAGTTGACTCGTGCATCGTGGTAAAGGCCGGCGTAGTACGTCACCCTGAGACCTGTACAAAGGTGCGCAGAATCACCTGTAGGATGCAACTGAAGATGTCGACAAAAAGAACTGCAGACTAGAAAACTCATTTCCAATTTCACTGATTGTCTCCTCCAGATGTTTAATTTTCGTCCGCAGCTTAACTTTTCCAACAAAGGTTGAACAGGcctaaataaaaatgaatatttGTGACGTTTCGGTTCTCTAGCCCTCTTTTCTGTTACACGGAAAATGTTTACTTGCATCACCCGATGATGCGATGTTCTCTAAATACGCCAAGAATACAAAATGCAGTGTCATGCATGTTCGCGTGCACGGAAGCTGATATCTCTGTTCAGCTTCCATTTTTCCTTTTGCTTTGTTCCGCCAAAACGCGTTCACTTATAGAAACTGGTCAAGAATGTTGCAAACTTTTGTATAGCTCTGACCATTTCCGAAAAGACATTAGTTCTTTCTGGAATTGCCATCGCTCTGGTATCCTTTGTCGATTTTTATCCATACCTCCCGATACCGGAAGTATGCGCCGATGTTAGCGGACAAATAAGAAATGAAAGCGTGAATCCGCGCAACACTTTTTATGTTCTTATTAAATGGTTATGATAAACGATCACGACTGAAGGGTATTAGGGGTGTTTTGACGTCGCGAGCAAGATCACATGGCCGCATTTGGTTTCTGGATTCGTGTTAAGTGCGTGCTAAGGCATGCATATCGACACTGGCGCCCAGACAAAAAGATGCGACGATGAGGTTCAATTTGCTATGGTATCACGATTCGTAGAATTTAAACAAAAGTGACTAACTTAGGTATCCTTTCCGCCACTTCTTTACAACCACTCATAAAAGGCTAATTATGTCATTATTTCACGTTTAAGTACGTTTAGGTTCTCTTTTTTTCCAGCCTCTGTAGAGAGATCGAACAGCTTAACCCAGTTGGATTGGTAATGGTGACTGTGTGGATGGTTCCGAATTTAAGTTAGAGGTATTGCTCGAATAAAAGCTAAAGAAATTGTGAGTCTTGTCTATTAATGCATAAGTTGTGTGTACTACTGTGTAGTTGTGTGTAATCATGTCCATGTGAAGAATGaataaagcacacacacacacttccacTTCGGCTTTCACTTCGCTCTTGCTTACTTGCTTGGCCTAGCTTATGCTTGTTTAGGTTCGCCAAGCTTTACCTTCCCGGTAACAAAGATTGCTTGCGCTTTATTAGACAACCGCCAGATTTTGACACCGCATCCGATCCCTTCAAAGTGATTCTACCAACTGAGCCGGAACGCCGGGCACGAATGcgtctcgacggagcagagtgggcgaaatgGAACACCAGCTGTCGCAGTAGTGTATGAGGTGttgtgtaagagagagagagagagttgttgTGAAttaagaggaagaggcgctattttctgcagtaCTTTGGAGATTGCATCGCCGCGATAAcatgtcaccctcgctgtcgTTCTCGGAAGCCCGTGTTATGCGCGCGTTcattgtccgcgcaagctctcgtctgcgttctaactgcgccgcCTCGGTAAGACCCAAtaaaaacgcgccaagcgtttGAATGTGTCTCGCTTGCCCGCGAAGAGTTGATAACTCGAAGGGCACTCcgcagcgttcaattggacattgggGCACCCCAAAATATCaagttggcccacacccaaatttaaagttggcccacccccaaacttAGGTAGGCGCACGCCCAATTTCAAGTTGCGCCAATGCCACATTTTAGTTGTGCTAACCCTTAATTTCTGTTGAGCCACTCCCTTCCCCCAAGTTTCCAGTTGAGCCATTCTTACATTTAAGTTGGCTTACCCCTACTTTAAGCTCCCCcgtgcattttctatggagccgtAGGTATCTTTATGGGTATTTTCTTCTTTAATTTTTTtggtttaaattgttccttattCCTTATAAAGCTACGAATTATATACATTGACAGAATTATAACGATTAACTACCATAACTTCGCAAACTACGCaattttgtgcagatacaaggcattacacttttcgcgtgaccgAGCTGGGGTACTCGtaaaagaatgcttacgcattaatagGGTCTATAGTATACTATCTCACTGTATATTGATAGTCATATTGGAATGTCACTTCCCTGCACCTCATGCTACTGATAATTTTATAGCGTATTTTTGCGGTCCGAGATTATGCATAGTAAACTATACCAATTGTGACGCATTACGTAATGATAGATGTTCGTTGATTTGTTGTAACCCTCAATTTTCCATTGTTTACCTGGTGACCCACTGCCTGTAAGTACCTGAAAGGACTTTACAGTGTTCcgaaaaatataaataaatttcCAGCTCAAAGTGCCAGAGAAGACACTTCCGCATATGTCGAAAGTTGTGTGTTAGTACTGTGATATCCCACTGTAATTTTAATGAATCACTACCCAATTTTCTACGAATCTGTTTCTATTGAGGATATTTTCCGGCTATCCTGCTCCACAAGTATTCATCTCACTCCCTTTTAAGCTAACGCTCTGCTCATGATAAGCCAACTCCAATACTTTACAACGTCATTCGCCACTCTTGATATCACTCGCTGCTGGTTGATCACATGACTGCTCCTCGAAACGAAGCAGTGCTCTAAATTTTCCATCGCAATAACGTATAAAAAGTGCACACCCATTTTACATAACATGCAAGAAGAGAAGACCTTTAAGCGCACGTACAGTGCGTAGGAGATCTCACCTGTGACGTGTGCAAACTTTCAGTTACTATTACAACATTCAATTTAATTTCAATATCAGAGAAGGTATTTTTGCGGCCTGATGCACCTTTTtatgttaattttttttattttgacttAACTTATCGTGCATGAAATGAAAGTTCACTTAATGCTACCGTTCTCA encodes the following:
- the LOC119459556 gene encoding ovalbumin-related protein X — protein: MAGPLLQFPLDMYQRMRQQGGNVLLSPWYLACMLVTMYHGSGGSTRSQIARVLRTDDDGEIVERFNSHASRLFFRDYPKPRHTHSGLRVTYYAGLYHDARVNLSKEFKEPLSNLDIHFHVHDFAESPEQSRLSLDGFLRALTGFCFERDVFSGDSVDLDTFVVLASVFTFGSRWFAAGGARRSTGRFHPEYAGDKRDGEEVPTLSMTGTFRYAKFGKGDAFAGVVVDLPYQEPRWSLAIFLPAPDSSLVELEKALTAATILTCLGRLVQHGPVTVTLPRMKVKCLTDLKQYLQPMGVTDAFNGTADFVNIARIVGLRVSAAKQLAVFRAGHRGPKIPTAEAVAEKAACAASGKSVFKITVDRPFMFLVLARDPDTVFMLGSFTHTL